In Carya illinoinensis cultivar Pawnee chromosome 6, C.illinoinensisPawnee_v1, whole genome shotgun sequence, a single genomic region encodes these proteins:
- the LOC122312625 gene encoding uncharacterized protein LOC122312625: MSSATNLNTQPLSSTENPLVVFNITTQVNEKLTHFTFPQWRAQFEALLIGYDLMDYVSGVSLCPSTDGTPLSISRKTHWVRQDKLILSAILASTSISITPLIATTKTSHEAWKKLTSMYASRSCTRAMQLGEELTLIQRGNRLVLDYFHDVKALADEIALIDHPISDDDLTLYVFNGLGPDFGEIAAPIQTREKSLAFEELHDLLVEHESYLRHMEATPQQLVAAANFTTRKSGFHGGQSTKGSNKPNGPSRTSSPTCSGNGQQKDQRCNSLSRSNST; encoded by the coding sequence ATGTCTTCTGCAACCAACCTTAACACTCAACCCCTCTCTTCCACCGAAAACCCTCTTGTTGTTTTCAACATTACTACACAAGTCAATGAAAAACTCACACACTTCACCTTTCCTCAATGGCGTGCCCAATTTGAAGCACTCCTAATTGGCTATGACCTGATGGACTATGTAAGTGGCGTTTCTCTGTGTCCTTCCACTGATGGAACTCCATTGTCAATCTCAAGAAAAACTCATTGGGTTAGGCAAGACAAGCTCATTCTAAGTGCTATTCTTGCATCTACATCCATCTCTATCACTCCTCTCATTGCTACTACTAAAACGTCTCATGAGGCATGGAAAAAATTGACCAGTATGTATGCCAGCAGATCGTGTACAAGGGCCATGCAACTCGGGGAAGAATTGACCTTGATCCAGCGTGGGAATCGATTAGTTCTAGACTATTTCCATGATGTCAAAGCCTTGGCTGATGAAATAGCTCTCATTGATCATCCCATTTCAGATGATGATCTAACCCTTTATGTCTTCAATGGATTGGGTCCTGACTTTGGGGAAATCGCTGCTCCTATTCAAACAAGAGAGAAATCGCTGGCTTTTGAAGAACTCCATGACTTGCTCGTTGAACATGAGAGTTACTTGCGTCATATGGAGGCTACACCTCAGCAGTTGGTCGCTGCTGCCAACTTCACAACTAGAAAGTCTGGTTTTCATGGAGGTCAGTCGACGAAGGGCTCTAATAAACCGAATGGGCCTTCAAGGACCTCAAGTCCAACCTGCTCAGGAAATGGTCAGCAGAAAGATCAGCGATGTAATTCCTTGAGCCGCTCCAACTCAACTTAG
- the LOC122314350 gene encoding probable RNA-dependent RNA polymerase 1, whose amino-acid sequence MDNIVLRFGNQVSRNNFSVLWKQEDVFGKFDFKMRRLYFFFSHLSVEYKFEISYENIGKIELYRPRGQATKFLLIQLFGAPRIYEKKVSDCHHYEWVRGVDFTPSCCIGQSYALCLEFPNKLRLLNLHLDFDHYKENEDQLELMEGSPFSCCSGLVPIVNPPTGFDLPYNILFKINSLIQHGCVPRPAIDDYFYQLVDPKRIKIDHIKIALDKIFHLKDCCYEPVKWLQEQYGYTTSTQLPRTPAISLDDGLVYVHRVQITPSKVYFCGPEVNLSNRVLRNYPEDIDNFLRVSFVDEDLYKVQPTALSLCACSTDEDKRTRVYERIISTLRNGIVIGDKKFEFLAPSSRHALDNSIWMFASRPGLTAADIREWMGDFQDIRNVAKYCSRLSQSFCSSRETAIVGRDETEVLPDIEVNRGEATYCFSDGIGKVSEELACKVATKLGCSFIPSAFQIQYGGYKGVVAVDPTSSVKLSLRKSMFRHKSLDTKLDVLAWSNFQPCFLSRQIIILLSYLGVGDQVFQKKQREAIDQLNAMLRDPLSAQEALEMMFTEDITEVLKEMLLCDYKPDAEPFLSMMLQAFHASMLRDLRCRTWIFVPNGRFLMGCLDETRTLEYGQVFLQVSRLSRHLHNQSTHMFSASSSNPNNYIFECEVVVAKSPCLHPGDVRVLKAVNVPALHHMVDCVVFPQKGKRPHPNESSGSNLDGDMYLVCWDRDLIPPLQVEPMEYVAAPTMQVDHDVTIKEVEEYFTNSMVKDNLGIIRMVHTVFADREPRRVMSHECMELAKIHSIAIDFPETGIAAEIPPHLYVKEYPDFMEKTNKRTYRSRSVIGKLFREVKAITPRTIPVKAFTLESAKLHYDPDMEVDGFEGFLSDAFRNKSEYDYKLGNLMEYYGIKTEAEILSCYMSKHFIWKMDLDAIKYAVKSLRMEARTWFNEGSDADSTDNAKAKASAWYHVTYHYTYWGRYNEGMNRAHFLSFAWCVYDQLMQIKRDKLSVNALHLPLPEHQLSQ is encoded by the exons ATGGATAATATAGTGCTGCGCTTTGGAAATCAGGTTTCCAGAAATAATTTTTCTGTGCTCTGGAAGCAGGAAGATGTCTTTGGGAAATTTGATTTCAAGATGAGAAgattgtatttctttttttcccatcTTTCTGTAGAGTACAAGTTTGAAATCTCCTATGAGAACATTGGGAAGATTGAGCTATATCGTCCACGTGGTCAAGCAACAAAGTTTCTTCTCATTCAG TTATTCGGAGCTCCAAGGATTTATGAGAAAAAAGTATCTGATTGTCATCATTATGAGTGGGTGCGAGGAGTTGATTTCACTCCATCCTGCTGCATTGGCCAATCTTATGCTCTATGTTTGGAGTTTCCAAATAAGCTCCGACTTCTGAATTTACACCTTGATTTTGACcattataaagaaaatgaagaccAACTTGAATTGATGGAAGGTTCTCCTTTCTCATGCTGCTCAGGTCTTGTACCCATTGTGAATCCCCCCACTGGCTTTGACCTGCCATATAATATCTTGTTTAAGATCAACTCGTTGATTCAGCATGGGTGTGTTCCTAGGCCCGCAATTGATGATTATTTTTATCAGTTGGTTGATCCTAAGAGAATCAAAATTGATCACATAAAAATTGCCCTGgacaaaatttttcatctaaaagaTTGCTGCTATGAACCTGTGAAATGGCTCCAGGAGCAGTACGGATACACCACATCTACGCAACTTCCTAGAACTCCTGCTATTTCTTTGGACGATGGGCTTGTATATGTACACAGGGTTCAAATTACTCCATCTAAAGTCTACTTCTGTGGTCCCGAGGTGAATCTCTCCAACAGAGTCTTGCGCAATTATCCTGAAGATATTGATAATTTTCTACGTGTTTCTTTTGTTGATGAGGACTTGTATAAAGTTCAACCTACAGCGTTATCTTTATGTGCATGTTCTACAGATGAGGACAAGCGAACTAGAGTTTATGAGAGGATAATATCCACCTTAAGAAATGGCATAGTTATTGGTGATAAGAAGTTTGAGTTTCTTGCCCCTTCATCTCGTCATGCACTCGATAATTCTATTTGGATGTTTGCTTCAAGACCTGGCTTGACTGCGGCAGATATCAGAGAGTGGATGGGTGATTTTCAAGATATCAGGAATGTGGCAAAATATTGTTCCAGACTGAGTCAATCTTTTTGCTCTTCTAGAGAAACTGCCATTGTTGGCAGAGATGAAACTGAAGTTCTTCCCGATATAGAAGTTAATAGGGGAGAAGCCACATATTGTTTCTCAGATGGAATTGGGAAGGTTTCTGAAGAATTGGCTTGCAAAGTGGCAACAAAGTTAGGCTGCAGTTTTATTCCATCAGCATTTCAGATTCAATACGGTGGGTACAAAGGTGTTGTGGCTGTTGATCCGACATCATCGGTGAAGTTGTCATTGAGAAAGAGCATGTTCAGACACAAATCACTTGACACAAAACTTGATGTTTTGGCATGGAGTAACTTTCAGCCTTGTTTTCTGAGTCGCCAGATAATAATTCTTCTGTCTTACCTTGGAGTTGGGGAtcaagtttttcaaaaaaagcAAAGGGAGGCTATAGATCAATTGAATGCCATGTTAAGAGATCCGTTGAGTGCACAGGAGGCACTGGAGATGATGTTCACAGAAGACATTACAGAAGTTTTGAAGGAAATGCTTTTATGTGATTACAAGCCAGATGCAGAACCTTTTCTTTCAATGATGCTTCAAGCATTCCATGCATCTATGTTGAGGGACCTGAGGTGTAGAACTTGGATTTTTGTTCCAAATGGGAGATTTCTGATGGGATGCCTAGATGAAACCAGAACATTGGAATATGGTCAAGTATTTCTTCAAGTTTCTCGCCTTAGTAGGCACCTCCATAACCAGTCAACGCATATGTTTAGTGCCAGCAGTTCAAACCCAAATAACTACATCTTTGAATGTGAGGTGGTTGTTGCTAAAAGCCCTTGTCTACACCCAGGAGATGTGAGAGTCTTGAAAGCTGTTAATGTGCCAGCTCTACACCACATGGTGGATTGTGTTGTTTTTCCACAAAAGGGAAAGAG ACCTCATCCAAATGAATCTTCGGGAAGTAATTTGGACGGAGATATGTACTTGGTCTGTTGGGACCGTGATCTTATTCCTCCTCTTCAAGTTGAGCCAATGGAATATGTTGCAGCACCAACCATGCAAGTTGATCATGATGTTACAATAAAG GAAGTAGAGGAGTATTTCACTAACTCTATGGTCAAAGACAACTTAGGAATCATCAGAATGGTCCACACCGTTTTTGCAGACAGGGAGCCCCGTAGGGTAATGAGCCATGAATGTATGGAGCTTGCCAAGATACACTCAATTGCCATTGACTTCCCGGAAACTGGTATTGCAGCCGAAATACCTCCTCATCTATACGTCAAAGAATATCCCGATTTCATGGAAAAGACTAATAAACGTACCTACAGATCGAGATCTGTTATCGGAAAGCTTTTTCGAGAAGTGAAAGCCATTACACCACGTACAATTCCTGTGAAAGCCTTCACTTTGGAATCAGCAAAACTGCATTATGACCCTGACATGGAAGTAGACGGCTTTGAGGGCTTCCTCAGTGATGCTTTCAGAAACAAAAGTGAGTATGATTACAAGTTGGGGAACTTGATGGAGTACTACGGGATCAAAACTGAAGCTGAAATTCTCAGTTGCTATATGTCAAAACATTTTATTTGGAAGATGGATCTGGATGCAATTAAATATGCTGTAAAGTCGTTAAGAATGGAAGCCAGGACTTGGTTCAACGAGGGAAGTGATGCAGACAGTACTGATAATGCAAAAGCAAAAGCATCGGCATGGTATCATGTCACATATCATTATACTTACTGGGGTCGCTACAACGAGGGAATGAATAGGGCTCATTTCCTTAGTTTTGCATGGTGCGTTTATGACCAACTTATGCAAATCAAGAGGGATAAATTGAGCGTAAATGCTTTACATCTGCCATTGCCGGAGCATCAATTAAGTCAATGA